Proteins encoded within one genomic window of Rickettsiales bacterium:
- the rlmB gene encoding 23S rRNA (guanosine(2251)-2'-O)-methyltransferase RlmB: MKATLTSGHYFIFGIHAVQAALNNPQRVKRKLYATGNASEKLKVPEAIYTHTVDGDWLDKLLPDFSVHQGVALEVQALPQPHLMELAETGKRLLMLDQVSDPHNIGAILRSAAAFDVGGIIVQDKHAPRENATIAKTAAGALELIPLVAVTNLTRALKELQNAGYWSVGMDGDAKQTIDQLNLDPKTVLVMGAEGSGLRRLVAEKCDLLAKLSIHSQMESLNVSVATGISLYALAQKIG; this comes from the coding sequence ATGAAAGCTACCCTTACCTCTGGTCATTATTTTATTTTTGGCATCCATGCTGTGCAAGCAGCCCTCAATAACCCTCAACGCGTAAAGCGCAAACTTTACGCAACTGGCAATGCCTCTGAGAAACTGAAAGTGCCGGAGGCAATCTATACGCATACCGTTGACGGAGACTGGTTAGATAAACTGCTGCCAGATTTCAGCGTGCATCAAGGCGTGGCGCTGGAAGTTCAGGCATTACCACAGCCCCACCTAATGGAACTGGCAGAGACAGGCAAACGCCTTCTCATGCTTGATCAGGTAAGCGACCCGCATAATATTGGCGCGATACTGCGCTCTGCTGCGGCGTTTGATGTGGGCGGTATCATTGTGCAGGATAAACATGCACCACGCGAGAATGCGACGATTGCTAAAACTGCAGCAGGGGCGCTGGAGTTGATTCCTTTAGTCGCTGTCACCAACCTCACCCGCGCGTTGAAAGAGTTGCAAAATGCTGGCTATTGGAGTGTGGGCATGGATGGCGACGCGAAACAAACCATCGATCAATTAAATTTAGATCCCAAAACCGTTCTCGTCATGGGCGCAGAAGGCAGCGGATTACGCCGTCTGGTCGCGGAGAAATGTGATTTATTGGCTAAGCTTTCGATCCACAGTCAGATGGAAAGTCTGAATGTCTCGGTCGCCACGGGCATTAGCCTCTATGCATTGGCGCAAAAGATCGGCTAA